One window of Bos indicus isolate NIAB-ARS_2022 breed Sahiwal x Tharparkar chromosome 18, NIAB-ARS_B.indTharparkar_mat_pri_1.0, whole genome shotgun sequence genomic DNA carries:
- the WDR87 gene encoding WD repeat-containing protein 87 gives MTSPRLIPLWKDFKYLLSDMIQKSKQNLDDLKTDVVVLSDRSQILFKESRHPQNMPLICYYFSDAHFFSSLSWVTTSTKEIQAVVWMKSKTEDMVEKRMFSMTDRLPPIQSMVHTGSFHILVVYCGDLLLRLFGDHLRSFKSLGVVPCRFNITCLCYDPGMKMLLSGILGAVVTWTIERSGRGLQIAHMVALPGDEFIHDIMLNGPNGSLIAMCENVVRVLERQGHGLLAEVKKFSSTISGSSITCCFTCSEQGFLYAGNKTGEIQVWNLNWGHSLHTFKAHFSSVICIRSQPEAHTLLTAGREGIIKEWNLTSGNLLRRLELGEELYRLQFIDGTTFFCQTTHSFSLRSLPFFYSLFNVCGSAPQQVRRVRCGSNWFRILCTTEDGLLRFVSPLTGNLLVITWPFSILDQATDWAYDPNKEELFVATGSPDVLVFDTTRSPCMAKYLLCTSPDSQDLVQCLAYGHFHLGRGLEGLMFSGYQSGVIRVLSQHSCARIETYIHFGSVLALSTLPGGLSGSRENSLLCSYGMDDYIHLSEAVLEGVRVKLRILASILCSCQLTHLILLPKSVGAITQTNCLRLWKFHDFLSSGSQDGSTFIETLPLHQCTIISFDVCLSLSLFVTGGSDGSVRIWNFHGRLIAMLDSSLHFGPLCFANDRGDLLVTFNQSLYLVSCLKLLPPTLLVRLSLMGLTDEVLEVPKPFIPSFFFSFETMFVPKYIYPGHGKQQLVGLESLVNHRAIAFDHNVPHVIEEDEQGSPVLLSSFKHDSGYMEVDVSQVKKPPYFHYVLPPQLQLTTWDELNPYQILRCYFGHRRKWLLAPDCYIPNSVIRARLWPEGSPIYLQCSLHSPVRELEWDKSQQFFFWHSRARAISDAEQYIHEKEDEDFLLTRASKDITYTVLTDAANRSWLGKKMSEIAINSLIETILSIIIHATPLKYQCCIGALGQIFASYQVSPPLRSETAHRLLDDTTNSNPLIRELAWEGLKRLGMITHLFAVPLAQGLMDKDDRVRNKTLSLMAETGVHSRTSLLNLVQNRETFREMQQEMVGDETLDRLLGLRAPDLQILHTQVSQRLNEDLTLYQGDEKPTFTLDVSGASELTALSKETDTVPEEPEAAFKHSKGPRRGRPVVRKHTRKFLRSLKKLKETVTEPGPLQDEGDQSEAAPTEMEEARSSASSILKVAKDDEQESLEVDASKDHVALTMKMLRKTRDKRGRKSVSQKTMKRRKRKVTDTEITHEGFPHTEKTDSIMRPMQVTGRGASGAPGLRSRDSSMWRDDLCRLMTLRISGSQTKMLEALNNELVTTAQEMLADRQPSWELFQEICPLLKKDSEELLEDLDWDVAWPEEKPVFIHGSAIREDMMIRDMEEETRETQKRKTEKDIQDLRETHVSPKKGKKKKVLFAEPDLSKGKRISKKEEKKSSKPSKQRKAVQQEIKVDKKEKKIAKEERGMSQEVEVVDKLKEKVVEQEKKPLKDEIKLSWQEWKKSWDQWKNAFGETRISWDEWKKTWESQRHQEEEQVPEEEEKLLPDAEEGQVRRDKTKRTWDEWSQIWEKMSARAREKMLVTQEEVTLEEELPQEQEEEAEATAAEEEALMTEEQRQIHQEYKQAQVERKRAQAERRRAQEERKLAQEEEKLAQEEKRLAQEERKMVQEYEKLAEKDRKMVQMERKLIQNEEKLAQIEEMLSQDAEKLAQQRKRLAKKLEKLARAEENIAKKGGKLAEVKKIMMQKLDKLAQKELDLAWQEKELAQELEDLTWEEEELALKEEELNQEEEELINEGDRLDQEEMTLASQEEKLDAEEKAVIQEEELLVQEKRRLAQDKQNLSEKKEGLDQKREQLMENKHNLAQEEELLIQEEKELAQDKVKLPGEEEKLTEKREQLMEKKQKLAQEEELLIQEEKKLAQNMETLPVKEAKIAQKAEKLIKNKQKLAWEKTKLVQNMEELPKAKEILAWRQKNLAQEKEKLAQEKVKLAQRRETLIRLQESLIQSRKKSVPEKEVYDMYKNRLVQIEKKLMEEKEKLFQKKEKLATVEEKLTQLEKSLAEKQHKVAHDKMKLALGKRAVFQELNQLRGDWSITREEKALDMEMKILTWEKETLAEQKEILFKEETQETSKEKRLPKDELEVIKRKLSLEEKILLYEERILATEQTDMAKEKLEFTRGERVYAQEQRKLARLLRKLTEESKGISKEPLKVSSKVLKTLQGLIKEERKLTQEEIEMTKLKRLFVLKERELNKVQNELDAKEWDFSEEQPEITIDEKKLAKRQRRLAKEIRRLIKREKNITEQESILARQQRDVIQETDEEETTEEEEAKSFLKHKSRKREKLKTADTQQEELLSQEDEVKSVKSEEISSEEMECLLDEIEQESLSEEEEEEEEEEEEEEEEEEEEEEMEEEEVKEKKMVEEELGKEEEEEKERKKKRKKKKKKKVLEKEEKEEGKEEVVEEESTSDEEMEHLSEKEEREDRSLFEEEVDKKKAIFKREKIYKLLEGKKHLRGREEFLSIEKRIPDIKSSAVKLESPPKQLISVVLGSKEKISEPLLTKQISWEDKAIALGKPGVFPGAGFIDKQELLKKYKPMPLHVLDIVLEAQEPDLETPYLSHILRKTIEAQKLQGKPLGAKWQWILQRHPSLKKQSEVQLPLSKILPEEIYTDISVSDVEWIHHVLEKMEAGEQLSRDSFHRLCQLLKDLTAKENLEWMHLAKLEAIVYHHKQIMESRGTHISKPSKEPLGPKYLKVIPPIKGREKESWLKRLAVSTPKSLLATKGIPDPKAINWHLLGEPYRSARAKQIATSLRGMEMRYYDSATRDIFTGALDPVEKQTLALMFQKDFLAFKDKGRFARLPKLEKKARPISKVKEEVPLWETFVALYHVLRMLQERYARDSAAWMEQFNRLMELYQLKSPRIQKLMQDLLLREKPQFQEVTYKDALRAVELAPGERLFYHLLCGGSQAHKGPLAFQEVVPLPRQNNVQTMLPMGIAQYGILELAWKSLPEADLHLTNELPYVAAPTL, from the exons ATGACTTCTCCCAGACTCATCCCCCTGTGGAAGGACTTTAAATACCTTCTAAGTGACATGATACAGAAAAGCAAG CAAAATTTAGATGACCTGAAGACTGATGTAGTTGTGTTGAGTGACCGGTCCCAGATCCTGTTCAAAGAGTCTCGCCATCCTCAAAACATGCCGCTTATATGCTACTACTTCAGTGATGCccacttcttttcttccctctcttggGTGACAACAAGCACAAAAGAAATACAG GCTGTAGTATGGATGAAGAGCAAGACTGAGGACATGGTGGAGAAGAGAATGTTCTCCATGACAGATCGGCTGCCACCCATCCAGTCCATGGTCCACACAGGTTCCTTTCATATCCTTGTGGTGTACTGTGGTGACCTGCTCCTGCGGCTCTTTGGGGACCACCTTCGGTCATTCAAATCCCTGGGGGTAGTACCCTGTCGCTTTAACATCACCTGCCTCTGCTATGACCCAGGAATGAAGATGCTTCTGTCGGGCATCCTGGGGGCAGTGGTCACCTGGACCATTGAGCGCAGCggcaggggtctccaaatagctCACATGGTCGCCCTGCCTGGTGACGAGTTCATCCATGACATCATGCTGAATGGCCCCAACGGCTCCCTGATTGCCATGTGTGAGAATGTGGTGAGGGTCCTGGAGCGCCAAGGCCATGGCCTCCTGGCAGAGGTGAAGAAGTTCTCTTCCACCATCAGTGGCTCCTCGATCACCTGCTGCTTCACCTGTTCTGAACAGGGCTTTCTTTATGCTGGAAACAAGACTGGGGAGATCCAAGTGTGGAACCTCAACTGGGGCCACTCCCTCCACACTTTCAAGGCCCACTTCTCTTCGGTGATCTGTATCCGTAGCCAGCCAGAAGCCCACACCCTGCTCACAGCTGGCCGGGAAGGCATAATCAAAGAGTGGAACCTGACTTCAGGCAATCTGCTGCGGCGGCTCGAATTGGGCGAGGAGCTATATCGGCTCCAGTTTATCGATGGCACCACTTTCTTCTGCCAGACTACCCACTCTTTCTCCTTGCGCAGCCTGCCCTTCTTCTATAGCCTCTTCAATGTCTGTGGCTCTGCTCCCCAGCAGGTGCGCCGGGTCCGCTGTGGCAGTAACTGGTTCCGGATCCTGTGCACCACCGAGGATGGCCTGCTGCGCTTCGTGTCCCCGCTAACAGGGAATCTCCTGGTCATCACCTGGCCCTTCTCAATCCTGGACCAGGCCACGGATTGGGCCTATGACCCCAATAAAGAGGAGCTCTTTGTAGCAACAGGCAGCCCAGACGTGCTGGTCTTTGACACCACCCGCTCCCCTTGCATGGCCAAGTATCTCTTATGCACCTCACCAGATTCTCAGGACCTGGTACAGTGCTTGGCTTATGGGCACTTTCACCTGGGCCGGGGTCTAGAAGGACTCATGTTCTCTGGATACCAGAGCGGTGTGATTAGAGTGCTCTCCCAGCACAGCTGTGCCCGGATTGAGACATAcattcactttggctctgtcctAGCCCTCTCTACACTGCCCGGAGGGCTCTCTGGTAGCCGAGAAAACTCTTTACTGTGTTCCTATGGAATGGATGACTACATACACCTCTCAGAAGCTGTGCTTGAAGGGGTCAGAGTGAAACTGCGGATACTTGCCAGCATTCTCTGCAGCTGTCAGCTAACACACTTGATACTCTTGCCCAAGTCAGTGGGTGCCATCACCCAGACTAACTGCCTGCGTCTCTGGAAGTTCCATGACTTTCTGTCTTCTGGCTCACAGGATGGCTCAACGTTCATAGAGACCTTGCCTTTGCACCAATGCACCATCATCTCTTTTGATGTCTGCCTGTCCCTGAGTCTTTTTGTCACGGGTGGCAGTGATGGCTCTGTCCGGATCTGGAACTTCCATGGGAGACTCATAGCCATGCTGGACTCATCACTGCATTTTGGCCCACTCTGCTTTGCAAATGACCGGGGTGACCTGCTTGTAACTTTCAACCAGAGTCTTTATCTGGTGTCCTGTTTAAAGCTGCTTCCCCCAACCCTGCTGGTTCGCCTCTCCCTTATGGGTCTGACAGATGAAGTGCTCGAAGTCCCTAAGCCTTTCATACCAAGCTTCTTCTTCTCCTTCGAGACCATGTTTGTGCCCAAGTACATCTACCCTGGACATGGGAAGCAGCAACTGGTGGGTCTGGAGAGTCTCGTCAATCATCGGGCCATTGCCTTTGATCATAATGTGCCACATGTCATTGAAGAAGATGAGCAAGGGAGCCCTGTGCTACTCTCTTCCTTCAAACATGATTCTGGGTATATGGAAGTTGATGTATCACAGGTGAAAAAACCACCTTATTTCCATTATGTGCTTCCTCCCCAGCTACAGCTGACTACCTGGGATGAACTCAACCCCTATCAGATACTGCGGTGCTACTTTGGTCACAGGCGGAAATGGCTCTTGGCTCCAGATTGCTACATCCCTAACTCGGTGATCCGGGCCCGTCTCTGGCCAGAGGGCAGCCCGATATACCTGCAGTGCAGCCTGCACTCACCTGTACGGGAGCTGGAATGGGACAAGTCTCAACAATTCTTCTTCTGGCACAGCCGGGCAAGAGCTATAAGCGATGCAGAACAATACATACatgaaaaggaagatgaagactTCCTCCTCACAAGAGCGTCCAAGGATATCACTTATACCGTTCTTACAGACGCAGCAAACCGCAGTTGGCTGGGAAAAAAGATGAGTGAAATTGCTATCAATAGCCTGATAGAGACAATTCTCAGTATTATAATCCATGCTACTCCACTGAAGTACCAGTGCTGTATTGGTGCCCTTGGGCAGATCTTTGCCTCTTACCAGGTGTCTCCACCCCTGCGCTCTGAAACAGCCCACCGTCTATTGGATGATACAACCAATTCCAACCCACTGATTCGAGAGCTGGCCTGGGAAGGGCTGAAGCGTCTAGGAATGATTACTCATCTCTTTGCCGTGCCTCTGGCCCAAGGACTAATGGACAAAGATGACAGAGTGAGGAATAAGACCCTGAGCCTCATGGCTGAGACTGGAGTCCACTCTAGGACCTCACTGTTGAACTTGGTCCAGAATCGAGAGACTTTCCGGGAGATGCA GCAGGAAATGGTTGGGGATGAAACCTTGGACCGTCTACTGGGACTGCGAGCCCCAGATCTCCAAATCCTTCATACTCAAGTGTCGCAGCGATTGAATGAAGACCTGACCTTATACCAGGGTGACGAAAAGCCTACTTTTACTTTAGATGTCTCAGGGGCATCTGAACTTACTGCCCTTTCCAAGGAAACTGATACTGTCCCTGAAGAACCTGAAGCTGCCTTCAAGCACAGCAAAGGCCCAAGACGGGGCCGACCAGTAGTCAGAAAGCACA CCCGAAAATTTTTGCGGAGCCTCAAGAAGCTCAAAGAAACTGTCACCGAGCCAGGTCCCTTACAGGATGAAGGTGATCAGAGTGAAGCTGCACCCACTGAGATGGAGGAGGCTAGATCTTCAGCCTCCAGTATACTAAAGGTTGCAAAAGATGATGAACAAGAATCTTTAGAGGTAGATGCCTCAAAGGATCACGTGGCCTTGACCATGAAGATGTTGAGGAAGACACGTGACAAAAGAGGCCGGAAATCAGTATCTCAGAAAACCATGAAGAGGCGCAAAAGGAAAGTAACAGACACTGAAATTACACATGAGGGATTTCCACATACTGAAAAGACAGACTCAATTATGAGGCCGATGCAAGTCACAGGGCGGGGTGCCTCTGGAGCTCCTGGCCTCAGGTCTAGAGACAGCTCGATGTGGCGGGACGACCTGTGTCGTCTTATGACCCTGAGGATATCTGGTTCCCAGACAAAAATGTTAGAAGCTCTCAACAATGAGCTAGTGACCACGGCTCAGGAGATGCTGGCTGATCGACAGCCCAGCTGGGAGCTCTTTCAGGAGATCTGCCCCCTGCTGAAGAAAGACAGTGAGGAACTGCTTGAGGACCTTGACTGGGATGTAGCCTGGCCAGAGGAGAAACCGGTTTTTATTCACGGATCAGCAATTAGAGAGGACATGATGATCAGAGACATGGAAGAGGAGACAAGAGAAACGCAAAAGCGAAAGACAGAAAAGGACATTCAGGACCTGCGGGAAACCCACGTGAGtccaaaaaaaggcaagaaaaagaaagttctttTTGCAGAACCAGACCTAAGCAAGGGAAAACGAAtatcaaagaaagaagagaagaaatccTCTAAGCCTTCTAAACAGAGGAAAGCAGTCCAGCAGGAGATAAAAGTggataaaaaagagaagaagatagCCAAAGAAGAGAGGGGCATGAGTCAGGAAGTGGAGGTGGTGGACAAACTAAAGGAGAAAGTGGTTGAGCAAGAAAAAAAGCCACTTAAAGATGAGATAAAACTGTCTTGGCAGGAGTGGAAGAAGTCCTGGGATCAATGGAAAAATGCTTTCGGTGAGACAAGGATATCGTGGgatgaatggaagaaaacatgGGAAAGCCAGCGTCATCAGGAAGAGGAGCAAGTAcctgaggaggaagagaagctgCTCCCAGATGCAGAAGAGGGACAAGTCAGAAGGGACAAGACAAAGCGGACATGGGATGAATGGTCACAGATCTGGGAAAAGATGTCAGCCAGGGCCAGGGAGAAGATGTTGGTGACTCAGGAGGAAGTGACCCTGGAGGAAGAACTGCCTCAGGAGCAGGAAGAAGAAgcagaagcaacagcagcagaagaagaagcACTGATGACAGAAGAGCAAAGGCAGATCCACCAAGAATACAAACAGGCCCAGGTTGAGCGAAAACGGGCCCAGGCTGAAAGACGACGGGCCCAAGAAGAGAGGAAGCTGGCTCAGGAAGAGGAGAAGCTAGCACAGGAAGAGAAGAGACTAgctcaggaagagagaaaaatggtCCAAGAGTATGAGAAACTGGCTGAGAAAGACAGGAAAATGGTCCAGATGGAGAGGAAGCTTATCCAGAATGAGGAAAAACTAGCCCAAATAGAGGAAATGCTGAGCCAGGATGCAGAGAAATTGGCCCAGCAAAGGAAGAGACTAGCCAAGAAACTGGAGAAACTGGCCCGAGCAGAAGAGAACATagcaaagaaaggagggaagctAGCTGAGGTCAAAAAGATAATGATGCAGAAACTGGATAAACTGGCCCAGAAAGAGCTAGATCTAGCATGGCAAGAAAAGGAACTAGCCCAGGAATTGGAGGATCTGACCTGGGAAGAGGAGGAACTGGCTTTGAAAGAAGAGGAACTGAATCAGGAAGAGGAGGAACTGATCAATGAAGGGGACAGGCTGGATCAGGAAGAGATGACACTGGCATCTCAAGAAGAGAAACTGGATGCAGAAGAGAAAGCAGTGATCCAGGAGGAAGAACTGCTGGTCCAGGAGAAGAGGAGACTGGCCCAGGACAAACAAAATCTGTCTGAGAAAAAGGAAGGACTTGATCAGAAAAGGGAGCAACTGATGGAGAATAAGCATAATTTGGCCCAGGAAGAAGAGCTGCTGATCCAAGAAGAGAAGGAACTAGCCCAAGACAAGGTAAAACTTcctggagaagaggaaaaacttaCCGAGAAGAGGGAGCAACTGATggagaaaaagcagaaactgGCCCAAGAGGAAGAGCTACTGATCCAGGAAGAGAAGAAACTGGCCCAGAACATGGAAACACTGCCAGTGAAGGAGGCAAAAATTGCCCAGAAAGCAGAGAAATTGATCAAGAATAAGCAGAAACTGGCCTGGGAGAAGACTAAGCTTGTCCAGAACATGGAAGAACTTCCCAAAGCCAAGGAAATACTGGCCTGGAGGCAAAAGAATctggcccaggagaaggagaaaCTGGCTCAGGAGAAGGTGAAATTGGCTCAGAGGAGGGAAACCTTAATCCGGCTCCAAGAAAGCCTCATCCAGAGCAGAAAGAAATCAGTCCCTGAGAAGGAGGTATATGACATGTATAAGAATAGGCTGGTTCAGATAGAGAAGAAGCTgatggaggaaaaggagaaactcTTCCAGAAGAAGGAGAAACTGGCCACCGTAGAGGAGAAACTGAcccaattagagaaaagcctggcTGAGAAGCAGCACAAAGTAGCCCATGACAAAATGAAATTAGCCCTGGGGAAAAGGGCAGTGTTCCAAGAATTGAACCAGCTCAGAGGTGACTGGTCTATTACCAGGGAAGAAAAGGCACTGGacatggaaatgaaaatactgaCCTGGGAGAAAGAGACACTGGCTGAGCAAAAGGAAATTCTCTTCAAGGAAGAGACTCAAGAAACTTCCAAAGAGAAAAGACTACCCAAGGATGAACTAGAGGTAATCAAGAGGAAATTGTCACTAGAGGAAAAGATATTGCTCTATGAAGAAAGGATCCTGGCCACAGAGCAAACAGACATGGCCAAAGAAAAACTGGAATTTACCAGAGGAGAgagagtatatgcccaggaacAAAGGAAGCTAGCCAGGTTACTAAGGAAATTAActgaagaaagcaagggaatttccaAGGAACCATTAAAAGTAAGCAGCAAAGTCTTAAAGACACTTCAAGGCCTcattaaagaagaaaggaaactaacccaggaagaaatagagatgACAAAGTTAAAGAGGTTATTTGTCCTTAAGGAAAGGGAATTGAACAAGGTACAGAATGAACTTGATGCCAAGGAATGGGATTTTTCTGAGGAACAACCAGAAATTACCATAGATGAGAAGAAACTGGCTAAGAGGCAGAGAAGACTAGCCAAGGAAATTAGAAGATTGAtaaagagggagaaaaatattACTGAACAAGAAAGCATATTGGCCAGGCAACAGAGAGATGTCATACAGGAAACAGATGAAGAAGAAAcaacagaggaagaagaggcaaAGTCATTCCTTAAACATaagtcaagaaaaagagaaaagctaaaGACAGCTGATACACAACAGGAAGAGTTACTCAGTCAAGAGGATGAGGTGAAAAGTGTGAAAAGTGAGGAGATCTCTTCTGAAGAAATGGAATGCCTGTTAGATGAAATAGAGCAAGAGAGTTtgtctgaggaggaggaggaggaagaagaggaggaggaagaggaggaggaagaggaggaggaagaggaggaaatggaagaggaggaggtaaaggagaagaaaatggtagagGAGGAgttggggaaggaggaagaagaagagaaggagaggaagaagaaaaggaaaaagaaaaaaaagaagaaagtgctggaaaaggaagagaaggaagaggggaaagaagAAGTGGTTGAGGAGGAAAGCACAAGTGATGAAGAGATGGAACATTTGagtgagaaagaggaaagagaggacaGAAGCTTGTTTGAAGAAGAGGTAGACaagaaaaaagcaatttttaaaagagaaaaaatatacaagTTACTAGAAGGGAAAAAGCActtaagaggaagagaagaattcCTTTCCATTGAAAAAAGAATCCCTGACATCAAAAGCAGTGCTGTAAAACTGGAAAGCCCTCCCAAGCAACTGATCTCAGTCGTTCTGGGGAGCAAAGAAAAGATATCAGAGCCATTGCTAACTAAACAAATATCTTGGGAAGATAAGGCCATAGCACTTGGGAAGCCTGGAGTATTCCCAGGGGCAGGGTTTATAGATAAACAAGAACTGTTGAAGAAATATAAGCCCATGCCTCTACACGTTTTGGATATAGTTTTGGAGGCCCAGGAGCCTGACTTAGAGACCCCGTATTTGTCCCACATACTGAGGAAGACCATAGAAGCTCAGAAACTCCAAGGCAAACCGCTGGGGGCCAAGTGGCAGTGGATCCTGCAGCGTCATCCATCTCTGAAGAAACAGAGTGAGGTACAATTACCTTTGTCCAAAATCCTGCCTGAGGAAATCTACACAGACATCAGTGTCTCAGATGTAGAGTGGATCCACCATGTCCTAGAAAAGATGGAGGCAGGAGAACAGCTTTCCAGAGATAGTTTCCACCGATTGTGCCAGCTTCTGAAAGACCTCACCGCAAAGGAGAACTTAGAGTGGATGCACCTGGCCAAGCTCGAAGCCATCGTGTACCATCACAAGCAGATCATGGAATCCCGAGGCACACATATCTCCAAGCCCAGTAAGGAGCCCTTGGGTCCAAAATACTTGAAAGTGATCCCTCCCatcaaaggaagggaaaaagagagcTGGCTCAAACGTCTGGCTGTCTCCACACCAAAGTCTCTGTTAGCTACCAAAGGGATCCCAGACCCGAAGGCTATCAACTGGCATCTTCTGGGAGAGCCTTACCGGAGTGCACGGGCGAAGCAGATAGCCACTTCTCTCAGGGGGATGGAGATGCGATACTATGATTCTGCCACAAGAGACATTTTCACAGGTGCCCTGGACCCTGTTGAAAAACAAACCCTGGCGCTGATGTTTCAGAAAGACTTCTTGGCTTTTAAGGATAAGGGCAGGTTTGCCAGGTTGCCCAAGTTGGAGAAGAAGGCACGACCCATCTCTAAAGTAAAGGAGGAGGTGCCTCTGTGGGAGACGTTTGTGGCACTGTACCACGTTCTGCGGATGTTGCAGGAGCGATACGCAAGAGACAGTGCTGCATGGATGGAACAGTTCAACCGTCTTATGGAGCTATACCAGCTCAAGTCTCCCCGAATCCAGAAGCTGATGCAGGACCTGCTACTGAGAGAAAAGCCCCAGTTCCAAGAGGTCACTTACAAAGATGCCCTAAGGGCCGTGGAGCTAGCCCCTGGAGAGCGGTTGTTCTACCACCTGCTCTGTGGTGGCTCTCAAGCCCATAAAGGGCCTCTGGCATTCCAGGAGGTGGTTCCTCTCCCCAGGCAGAACAATGTGCAGACCATGCTCCCCATGGGCATTGCCCAGTATGGGATCTTAGAGCTTGCCTGGAAGAGCCTGCCAGAAGCTGATTTACACCTCACCAATGAACTGCCCTATGTGGCTGCTCCTACTCTCTGA